The following are from one region of the Archangium lipolyticum genome:
- the sitI6 gene encoding SitI6 family double-CXXCG motif immunity protein, whose amino-acid sequence MMKFYELRAPRQSRYTGNLNAEHRWSLPGLRCPECKTTWAGGFSAYPGVDLSSLPEHGEYEKSRPESFDEFARLRERVQPLVPRGGQLLPGAAFGPLTGTATGTFSPLIFQLLRGPLIRREALEQLQAEGVQGLHGYRTALRFRQKNHPELLQLEILAHGRLHPDCTPERPPPCPRCSRDYFPFPDEPILDAASLPTHTDLFRLSDFETIFIGTERFVDAVRRLKLDEVDIRELPVH is encoded by the coding sequence ATGATGAAGTTCTACGAACTCCGGGCGCCAAGACAGTCACGGTACACCGGCAACCTCAACGCCGAGCACAGGTGGTCCCTCCCTGGACTTCGCTGTCCTGAGTGCAAGACCACCTGGGCTGGGGGCTTCTCCGCGTACCCAGGCGTGGACCTGTCTTCCCTGCCGGAGCACGGCGAATACGAGAAGTCCAGACCGGAGTCGTTCGACGAGTTCGCGCGGCTGCGTGAACGGGTGCAGCCACTCGTGCCACGTGGGGGCCAACTGCTTCCGGGGGCCGCTTTCGGTCCACTGACGGGCACTGCCACCGGAACCTTCAGCCCGCTCATCTTCCAATTGTTACGTGGCCCCCTGATCCGCCGAGAGGCATTGGAGCAGTTGCAGGCCGAGGGAGTACAAGGCTTGCACGGCTACCGGACAGCACTGCGCTTCCGACAAAAAAACCATCCGGAGCTGCTGCAGCTCGAAATCCTTGCCCATGGGCGACTGCATCCAGATTGCACGCCGGAGCGACCTCCACCCTGCCCCAGATGCAGCCGGGACTACTTCCCCTTCCCGGACGAGCCCATCCTGGACGCGGCTTCACTCCCAACGCATACCGACCTGTTCCGGCTGAGTGACTTCGAGACGATCTTCATCGGCACCGAGCGCTTCGTGGACGCCGTCCGGCGCCTGAAGCTGGACGAAGTCGACATCCGCGAGCTGCCCGTGCACTGA
- a CDS encoding ferritin family protein, with translation MAGPPDNDLSTDVALVRRVLARELETINEYEAFARASSSPELRDFFMHLAAEEKEHVAEAVHMLRLLDAGQEAHFTRPVVEGHFQGAIQGQPPQAPAPATPAPAPTAPPPRNGRGAAPEPPPSLLPPQRVVYGVPAPPPSPGTQPLTVGSLRRSR, from the coding sequence ATGGCCGGTCCCCCAGACAACGACCTCTCGACCGATGTCGCGCTCGTCCGCCGTGTGTTGGCGCGCGAACTGGAGACCATCAACGAGTACGAGGCCTTCGCTCGTGCTTCCTCCAGTCCGGAGCTCCGCGACTTCTTCATGCACCTCGCCGCCGAGGAGAAGGAGCACGTCGCCGAGGCCGTCCACATGCTTCGCCTCCTCGACGCCGGCCAGGAGGCCCACTTCACCAGGCCCGTCGTCGAGGGCCACTTCCAGGGCGCCATCCAGGGCCAGCCTCCCCAGGCTCCCGCCCCGGCCACTCCCGCCCCGGCTCCCACGGCTCCCCCGCCCCGCAACGGGCGCGGCGCCGCCCCCGAGCCGCCTCCTTCCCTGCTTCCTCCCCAGCGCGTCGTCTACGGCGTGCCGGCACCGCCGCCCAGCCCGGGCACCCAACCCCTGACCGTCGGCTCGCTGCGGCGCAGCCGCTGA
- a CDS encoding DNA topoisomerase IB → MTHIETLRQQGIRRAGSPKRGFRYQQPNGKPLPAQERERIEALKIPPAWTDVLISPSATSKLQAMGKDGAGRWQYRYHESFTRKRETEKFKRVVDFARALPKLRRRVAADLRKPGLGRDKVMACLLRILGTCFIRPGSQQYADENKSFGLATLRARHVKVKGDTVIFDFPGKSGKQQHHELKDRQVARVVRECLKLPGRDVFKFVLDDGFVVDVRRRHINEYIQEVMGARYSAKDFRTWGGTLICACALARARERVRREVAKDGPKVAKKTMVAAVKEVAEHLGNTPAVARDSYIYPSVLAMFEKGRVVERYFESVTELAQHEKPALHCAEKALLEMLEDGKRPAV, encoded by the coding sequence ATGACGCACATCGAGACACTGCGGCAGCAGGGAATCCGCCGGGCCGGCAGTCCCAAGCGTGGCTTCCGCTACCAGCAGCCCAACGGCAAGCCGCTGCCCGCGCAGGAGCGCGAGCGCATCGAAGCGCTGAAGATACCGCCCGCGTGGACGGACGTGCTGATCAGCCCGTCGGCGACCTCGAAGCTCCAGGCCATGGGGAAGGATGGCGCGGGACGGTGGCAGTACCGCTACCACGAGTCCTTCACCCGGAAGCGGGAGACGGAGAAGTTCAAGCGGGTCGTGGACTTCGCGAGGGCCTTGCCGAAGCTGCGGCGGCGGGTGGCGGCGGATCTGCGCAAGCCGGGGCTGGGACGGGACAAGGTGATGGCGTGCCTGCTGCGGATCCTGGGCACGTGCTTCATCCGGCCCGGGAGCCAGCAGTACGCGGACGAGAACAAGAGCTTCGGGCTGGCCACGCTGCGGGCCCGGCACGTGAAGGTGAAGGGGGACACGGTCATCTTCGACTTCCCGGGCAAGAGCGGGAAGCAACAGCATCACGAGTTGAAGGATCGGCAGGTGGCGCGCGTGGTGCGCGAGTGCCTGAAGCTCCCGGGGCGGGACGTCTTCAAGTTCGTGCTGGATGACGGGTTCGTGGTGGACGTGCGGCGGCGCCACATCAACGAGTACATCCAGGAGGTGATGGGGGCGCGGTACAGCGCGAAGGACTTCCGCACGTGGGGAGGGACGCTCATCTGCGCCTGCGCGCTGGCACGAGCCAGGGAGCGGGTGCGCCGCGAGGTCGCCAAGGACGGGCCGAAGGTGGCGAAGAAGACGATGGTGGCGGCGGTGAAGGAGGTGGCCGAGCACCTGGGGAACACGCCAGCGGTGGCGAGGGACTCGTACATCTACCCGTCGGTGCTGGCCATGTTCGAGAAGGGGCGCGTGGTGGAGCGCTACTTCGAGTCGGTGACGGAGCTGGCCCAGCACGAGAAGCCCGCCCTGCACTGCGCGGAGAAGGCGCTGCTGGAGATGCTGGAAGACGGAAAGAGGCCCGCGGTGTAG
- the murJ gene encoding murein biosynthesis integral membrane protein MurJ, with protein MTVSSARSETPAAPEKPPAPPRTPARSGGALFVAAGILASRLMGLVRERVLAHYLGNSGMAAVFKAALRIPNFLQNLFGEGVLSGSFIPVYAGLLGKGDSKEADRVAGAVFGLLALATGVLVAVGMLATPLFVDTVAPGFEGEERAIAIRLVRILFPGTGMLVLSAWCLGVLNSHRKFFLSYLAPVVWNLAIIAALLVAGGRGLGEERLVVVLSYAVVVGSVLQFLVQVPSVLKLLGHFRPSLSMANESVRQVLRSFGTVVLGRGVVQISAYIDTSYASLIATRALSTLTYAQTIYLIPVSLFGMSISAAELPEMSRTAGAGEEVAGKLRARIEAGSRRIAFFVVPSSAALLFIGDVVAGALLQTGKFTGADTRFIWYVLMGASVGLVAAALGRLYASTFYALKDTRTPLRFAALRVALDAALAWFLAFKVPGLLGLPAHMGTAFFPLSGGLMAWFESTMLRRMLTRQLGSVKLPRGMSKLWGAAIAAGLTGLGIKVALTRVLGPMPGVAQEWGGHLLPTPALHPLLLFVAVVLPFGAIYFGLTWAFGVPESKSVLQKVLGRRFIRQ; from the coding sequence TTGACCGTTTCGTCCGCGCGTTCCGAGACCCCCGCCGCCCCCGAGAAGCCTCCCGCGCCTCCGCGCACGCCCGCGAGGAGTGGAGGAGCGCTGTTCGTGGCGGCGGGCATCCTGGCCTCGAGGTTGATGGGGCTGGTGCGCGAGCGTGTCCTGGCGCACTACCTGGGCAACTCGGGGATGGCGGCCGTGTTCAAGGCGGCGCTGCGCATCCCCAACTTCCTGCAGAACCTCTTTGGGGAGGGGGTGCTCTCGGGGTCGTTCATCCCGGTGTACGCGGGGCTGTTGGGGAAGGGGGACTCGAAGGAAGCGGATCGGGTGGCGGGGGCGGTGTTCGGGCTGCTCGCGCTGGCCACGGGCGTGCTGGTGGCGGTGGGAATGTTGGCCACTCCGCTCTTCGTGGACACGGTGGCCCCGGGCTTCGAGGGCGAGGAGCGCGCGATAGCCATCCGGCTGGTGCGCATCCTCTTTCCGGGCACGGGGATGCTGGTGCTGTCCGCGTGGTGCCTGGGAGTGCTCAACAGCCACCGGAAGTTCTTCCTGTCGTACCTGGCGCCGGTGGTGTGGAACCTGGCGATCATCGCGGCGCTGCTGGTGGCGGGAGGGCGGGGGCTGGGCGAGGAGCGGCTGGTGGTGGTGCTCTCCTACGCGGTGGTGGTGGGCAGCGTCCTGCAGTTCCTGGTGCAGGTGCCGTCGGTGCTGAAGCTGCTGGGACACTTCCGGCCCAGCCTGTCGATGGCCAACGAGTCGGTGCGCCAGGTGCTGCGCAGCTTCGGGACGGTGGTGCTCGGGCGCGGGGTGGTGCAGATCAGCGCCTACATCGACACGTCCTACGCATCGCTCATCGCGACGAGGGCGCTGTCGACACTGACGTACGCGCAGACGATCTACCTCATCCCGGTGAGCCTCTTCGGCATGTCGATCTCCGCGGCGGAGCTGCCGGAGATGTCGCGCACGGCGGGGGCGGGGGAGGAGGTGGCGGGCAAGCTGCGAGCGCGCATCGAGGCGGGCTCACGCCGTATCGCCTTCTTCGTGGTGCCCTCGTCGGCGGCGCTGCTGTTCATCGGGGACGTGGTAGCGGGGGCGCTGCTGCAGACGGGCAAGTTCACCGGGGCGGACACGCGCTTCATCTGGTACGTGCTGATGGGAGCGTCGGTGGGCCTGGTGGCGGCGGCGCTGGGACGGCTGTACGCCTCGACCTTCTACGCGCTGAAGGACACGCGCACACCGCTGCGCTTCGCGGCGCTGAGGGTGGCGCTGGACGCGGCACTGGCCTGGTTCCTGGCGTTCAAGGTGCCAGGGCTGCTGGGACTGCCGGCGCACATGGGAACGGCCTTCTTCCCGCTGTCGGGCGGACTGATGGCCTGGTTCGAGTCGACGATGCTGCGGCGGATGCTCACCCGGCAGCTGGGGTCGGTAAAGCTGCCTCGAGGCATGTCGAAGCTCTGGGGAGCGGCGATCGCGGCGGGGCTGACGGGGCTGGGAATCAAGGTGGCGCTGACGAGGGTGCTGGGGCCGATGCCGGGGGTAGCGCAGGAATGGGGAGGACACCTCCTCCCGACGCCGGCGCTGCACCCCCTCCTCCTCTTCGTGGCGGTGGTCCTGCCTTTCGGGGCGATCTACTTCGGCCTCACGTGGGCGTTCGGGGTGCCCGAGTCGAAATCGGTCCTCCAAAAGGTCCTGGGCCGGAGATTCATCCGCCAATAA
- a CDS encoding acyl-CoA desaturase encodes MSGGALDSQGVRPGDGQVRWDVGKSLWFTLMSLGALVGAVPTFTPSAFVLFAVTTSLTLCAGHSVGIHRLLIHKAFRAPRWLEYALVYLGVLVGLGGPRGLVRMHQTRDFHQNEPWCHDYFAHRQPAWRDYFWNLHCRFEFAQPFEPQGDARVDADAFHGFLERTWRWQQLPWALLLVALGGLPWLVWGVFVRVTVSTFGHWFVGYVAHRSGYRGWHNAGAAVQGFNSLLLGAVSMGEGWHNNHHAFPRSARLGIQWWELDLGWGFIALLRAVGLATDIHLPGERSRAHHAQPLPHG; translated from the coding sequence ATGTCTGGTGGAGCGTTGGATTCCCAGGGAGTGCGCCCGGGAGACGGGCAGGTGCGGTGGGATGTGGGCAAGTCGCTCTGGTTCACCCTCATGAGCCTGGGGGCGCTGGTGGGGGCGGTACCGACCTTCACGCCGTCGGCGTTCGTGCTCTTCGCGGTGACCACGTCGCTGACGCTGTGCGCGGGGCACTCGGTGGGAATCCACCGGTTGCTCATCCACAAGGCCTTCCGGGCACCGAGGTGGTTGGAGTACGCGCTCGTCTACCTGGGCGTGCTGGTGGGCCTGGGCGGGCCGCGCGGACTGGTGCGCATGCACCAGACCCGGGACTTCCATCAGAACGAGCCCTGGTGCCATGACTACTTCGCGCACCGGCAGCCCGCCTGGCGCGACTACTTCTGGAACCTGCACTGCCGCTTCGAGTTCGCCCAACCCTTCGAGCCCCAAGGGGACGCGCGAGTGGATGCGGACGCCTTCCATGGCTTCCTCGAGCGCACGTGGAGATGGCAGCAGCTTCCCTGGGCCCTGCTCCTGGTGGCGCTCGGAGGGTTGCCCTGGCTGGTATGGGGCGTCTTCGTGCGCGTGACCGTGAGCACCTTCGGTCATTGGTTCGTGGGCTACGTCGCACACCGGAGCGGCTACCGTGGCTGGCACAACGCGGGCGCGGCGGTGCAGGGCTTCAACAGCCTGCTGCTCGGTGCGGTGAGCATGGGGGAGGGCTGGCACAACAACCACCATGCCTTCCCACGCTCGGCGCGGCTGGGCATCCAGTGGTGGGAGCTCGACCTGGGATGGGGGTTCATCGCGCTGCTGCGCGCGGTGGGGCTGGCCACGGACATCCATCTGCCGGGCGAGCGCTCTCGCGCCCACCACGCACAACCGCTGCCGCATGGGTGA
- a CDS encoding SPFH domain-containing protein, which produces MELPIVASGIVGGLFFLFCSAFIVSRFYRQVDQGRALIINPFKGEPIVTFTGAIVWPIINRAEVMDIALKTIEIDRRGKEGLICQDNIRADIKVTFFVRVNKTREDVLKVAQSIGCARASDQETLEHLFEAKFSEALKTVGKSFDFEELYTKRDAIKDQVIQVIGKDLNGYMLEDCAIDFLEQTPVEMLDKDNILDAQGIRKITELTSVQNIHTNEFRQSERMAITKRNVEADEAIFALERQRAEAAARQKREIESIQARETAEAERVKAEENAKQQLARIKAEEEILINDQNKHRQVEVAQKNRERVVGVESERVEKDRALEAINREREVELSRIGKEKQLEAEKKAIADVVRARIAVEKTVAEEEERIKDLRVKAEATRRKDALLITAEAQAQEKLVKDIKAAEASNEVSKYAAKEKLTLAEAELQASDMTAKAKMRLSEGIQAEEAAHGLAEVRVKEADALAIEKQGMATVRVKEAEAAVIEKQGMAQATVLKEKGLAEAAAAREKLIAEAAGEKEKGLARASIGEAEALAIQKRGEAEAVAIREKLLAEAKAIEEKLLAEARGLAEKAESMKLLQGATREHEEFRLRLQKERDVELASIQVRKDIAESQSKVLAETMGHAKINIVGGDGQFFERFIRAISVGQSVDGVLDQSETLRKAFSGYLNGEKDLPADLKEILSKPGLTSDAQNLAMAALLHRMAPNPAAAAASNLKSLVEAEPAVRASAPEKTQG; this is translated from the coding sequence ATGGAATTGCCAATCGTCGCCTCCGGAATCGTCGGCGGACTCTTCTTCCTCTTCTGTTCCGCGTTCATCGTCTCCAGGTTCTACCGGCAGGTGGATCAGGGACGCGCGCTGATCATCAACCCGTTCAAGGGCGAGCCGATCGTCACCTTCACCGGCGCCATCGTGTGGCCGATCATCAACCGGGCCGAGGTGATGGACATCGCCCTGAAGACGATCGAGATCGATCGCCGCGGCAAGGAAGGGCTGATCTGCCAGGACAACATCCGCGCGGACATCAAGGTCACCTTCTTCGTCCGGGTGAACAAGACGCGCGAGGACGTGCTCAAGGTGGCCCAGTCCATCGGCTGCGCCCGCGCGAGCGACCAGGAGACGCTGGAGCACCTCTTCGAGGCCAAGTTCTCCGAGGCCCTCAAGACGGTGGGCAAGAGCTTCGACTTCGAGGAGCTCTACACCAAGCGTGACGCCATCAAGGACCAGGTCATCCAGGTGATCGGCAAGGACCTCAACGGCTACATGCTCGAGGACTGCGCCATCGACTTCCTGGAGCAGACTCCGGTCGAGATGCTGGACAAGGACAACATCCTCGACGCGCAGGGCATCCGGAAGATCACCGAGCTCACCTCCGTCCAGAACATCCACACCAACGAGTTCCGCCAGAGCGAGCGCATGGCCATCACCAAGCGCAACGTCGAGGCGGACGAGGCCATCTTCGCCCTCGAGCGCCAGCGCGCCGAGGCGGCCGCCAGGCAGAAGCGCGAGATCGAGTCCATCCAGGCCCGTGAGACCGCGGAGGCCGAGCGCGTGAAGGCCGAGGAGAACGCCAAGCAGCAGCTGGCGCGCATCAAGGCCGAGGAAGAGATCCTCATCAACGATCAGAACAAGCACCGCCAGGTGGAAGTGGCGCAGAAGAACCGCGAGCGCGTGGTGGGTGTCGAGTCCGAGCGCGTGGAGAAGGATCGCGCGCTGGAGGCCATCAACCGCGAGCGCGAGGTGGAGCTGTCGCGCATCGGCAAGGAGAAGCAGCTGGAGGCCGAGAAGAAGGCCATCGCCGACGTGGTGCGCGCCCGCATCGCCGTGGAGAAGACGGTGGCGGAGGAGGAGGAGCGCATCAAGGATCTGCGCGTGAAGGCCGAGGCCACGCGCCGCAAGGACGCGCTGCTCATCACCGCCGAGGCCCAGGCGCAGGAGAAGCTGGTCAAGGACATCAAGGCCGCCGAGGCGAGCAACGAGGTGTCCAAGTACGCGGCGAAGGAGAAGCTCACGCTGGCCGAGGCCGAGCTGCAGGCGTCGGACATGACGGCCAAGGCGAAGATGCGGCTGTCGGAGGGCATCCAGGCCGAGGAGGCCGCGCACGGCCTGGCCGAGGTGCGCGTGAAGGAGGCGGACGCGCTGGCCATCGAGAAGCAGGGCATGGCCACGGTGCGCGTGAAGGAGGCCGAGGCCGCCGTCATCGAGAAGCAGGGCATGGCGCAGGCCACGGTGCTCAAGGAGAAGGGCCTGGCCGAGGCCGCCGCCGCCCGCGAGAAGCTGATCGCGGAGGCCGCCGGTGAGAAGGAGAAGGGGCTGGCGCGCGCGAGCATCGGCGAGGCCGAGGCCCTGGCGATCCAGAAGCGCGGCGAGGCCGAGGCCGTCGCCATCCGCGAGAAGCTGCTCGCCGAGGCCAAGGCCATCGAGGAGAAGCTGCTCGCCGAGGCCCGGGGTCTGGCCGAGAAGGCCGAGTCCATGAAGCTGCTCCAGGGCGCCACCCGCGAGCACGAGGAGTTCCGCCTGCGCCTTCAGAAGGAGCGCGACGTGGAGCTGGCCTCCATCCAGGTCCGCAAGGACATCGCCGAGTCTCAGTCCAAGGTGCTCGCCGAGACGATGGGGCACGCGAAGATCAACATCGTGGGCGGAGACGGCCAGTTCTTCGAGCGCTTCATCAGGGCCATTTCGGTGGGCCAGTCGGTGGACGGCGTGCTCGATCAGAGCGAGACGCTGCGCAAGGCCTTCAGCGGCTACCTGAACGGCGAGAAGGATCTGCCGGCGGACCTCAAGGAGATCCTCTCCAAGCCGGGCCTGACCAGCGACGCGCAGAACCTGGCGATGGCGGCGCTGCTGCACCGCATGGCGCCGAACCCGGCCGCGGCCGCGGCCTCGAACCTCAAGTCGCTCGTGGAGGCCGAGCCCGCGGTCCGGGCGTCGGCTCCCGAGAAGACCCAGGGCTGA
- the sitA6 gene encoding SitA6 family polymorphic toxin lipoprotein, producing the protein MRISSRLWLLLAGLLAACATSSPPLPEDNAAPEFVDSWEEGCEDERSVVLLCREDGEECGFFRCREVAPRGVLLAYRGGGPIYLPGASPTPRRWWGPSGGWPRNTEPVLTFRFNHHFDPKPPVPALPPGRWVRHHIFPQARDLQEWFHRQGVPVPDIHLFTLLIPEHVHIRIHSGGPSGGLWNQAWRDFIKTHPNVPPEEIYRHAGALIFRFELTGPIVPYHRGGRAR; encoded by the coding sequence ATGCGAATCTCCTCAAGGCTCTGGTTGTTGCTGGCCGGGTTGCTGGCCGCGTGCGCGACCTCGAGTCCTCCCCTCCCTGAAGACAATGCGGCACCGGAGTTCGTGGACTCCTGGGAGGAGGGTTGCGAAGACGAGCGCAGCGTCGTCCTGCTCTGCCGTGAGGACGGCGAGGAGTGCGGCTTCTTCCGCTGCCGGGAGGTGGCGCCTCGCGGGGTCCTGCTGGCGTACAGGGGAGGCGGACCCATCTACCTCCCAGGCGCATCACCCACCCCGCGCCGATGGTGGGGCCCTTCCGGCGGATGGCCGCGAAACACCGAGCCCGTACTCACCTTCCGCTTCAACCATCACTTCGACCCCAAGCCTCCGGTCCCCGCCCTTCCTCCCGGCCGCTGGGTCCGGCACCACATCTTCCCCCAAGCGCGGGATCTCCAGGAGTGGTTCCATCGACAGGGAGTGCCAGTGCCAGACATCCACCTGTTCACCCTCCTCATCCCCGAGCATGTCCACATCCGCATTCACAGTGGGGGGCCCAGTGGTGGCCTGTGGAACCAAGCGTGGAGGGACTTCATCAAGACCCATCCCAATGTGCCACCAGAAGAAATCTACCGCCATGCGGGGGCATTGATTTTTCGCTTCGAGCTGACGGGGCCCATCGTGCCGTATCACCGCGGAGGAAGAGCGAGGTAA
- a CDS encoding S1 RNA-binding domain-containing protein: protein MSDEKNGSVGSGGGGGAGGFGPKKPKATFGDVMLGIPAGRGGEREERGSRDRDRRSDRPRGEGERGGEREARPAKPEGEAGGQPRAASGEGAPRGERRERGGDRGGRGGERGGGGRGGERRPQGPMVVVKRASGAVETRGPVTPAPSSTAPAEPAATTEAPVAAAETAPVASAAPAPKAPVVPTPSSALYEEVPESESFAEMFAAQQKDGGMPGRRAVRIGEKVTGTIFQLGADTAFVTLSNAKSEAMIELRELKDDEGVLRYGVGDTIEAHVIEAGARGILLSRALAKGSANMAMLVEARASGMPVEGMVLSVNKGGVEVAIGDVRAFCPISQLDIRFVEKPDQFIGEKLTFRVTEVRDRNVVLSRRSLLEDEQKKLAAKTRESLAEGKVVKGKVTGVRDFGAFVDLGGVEGMIPVSEMSYMRVAHPSDVVKQGDEVEVEILRMEPAQPNSPDKAKQKERITLSMRARQEDPFKTALAEIKEGDRLQGKVVRLQPFGAFVELRPGVDGLVHISALSERRIAHPRDVVQVGESIWVQVEKIDANDKRIGLRRITEEEAQRPAEERPVAAAEEKKPAEPAAPRPKVGQVVVGKVDRIEPYGVFLVFPGGKGLIPASETGTERGTDLRKKFSLGQELKVALVDIDASGKIRLSITAAERAEERAEVEAWTKSQQPVGGGKKGLGTLADLFKQKLGK from the coding sequence GTGAGCGACGAGAAGAACGGTTCCGTGGGTTCTGGCGGCGGCGGCGGGGCGGGAGGCTTCGGTCCCAAGAAGCCGAAGGCCACTTTTGGCGACGTGATGCTGGGCATCCCGGCGGGCCGTGGCGGCGAGCGCGAGGAGCGCGGTAGCCGTGATCGGGACCGCCGCTCGGATCGCCCGCGCGGAGAAGGAGAGCGTGGAGGCGAGCGCGAGGCCCGTCCGGCGAAGCCGGAAGGCGAGGCGGGAGGCCAGCCACGAGCGGCTTCGGGCGAGGGAGCACCTCGCGGGGAGCGCCGTGAGCGCGGTGGAGACCGCGGCGGCCGGGGTGGCGAGCGTGGGGGAGGTGGCCGGGGTGGCGAGCGCCGGCCGCAGGGCCCGATGGTGGTGGTGAAGCGCGCCTCGGGCGCGGTGGAGACGCGGGGTCCGGTGACGCCGGCGCCGTCGTCGACCGCTCCGGCCGAGCCGGCGGCGACGACCGAGGCCCCTGTGGCCGCGGCGGAGACCGCTCCGGTCGCGTCGGCGGCGCCTGCGCCGAAGGCTCCGGTGGTTCCGACCCCGAGCAGCGCGCTCTACGAGGAGGTCCCCGAGTCGGAGTCCTTCGCGGAGATGTTCGCGGCGCAGCAGAAGGACGGCGGCATGCCGGGCCGGCGCGCGGTGCGCATCGGCGAGAAGGTGACGGGCACGATCTTCCAGCTCGGCGCGGACACGGCCTTCGTGACGCTGTCCAACGCCAAGAGCGAGGCGATGATCGAGCTGCGCGAGCTCAAGGACGACGAGGGCGTGCTGCGCTACGGCGTGGGTGACACCATCGAGGCGCACGTCATCGAGGCGGGTGCCCGGGGCATCCTGCTGAGCCGCGCGCTGGCCAAGGGCAGCGCCAACATGGCGATGCTGGTCGAGGCCCGCGCCTCGGGCATGCCGGTGGAGGGCATGGTCCTCTCGGTGAACAAGGGCGGGGTCGAGGTGGCGATTGGCGACGTGCGCGCCTTCTGCCCGATCAGCCAGCTGGACATCCGCTTCGTGGAGAAGCCGGACCAGTTCATCGGCGAGAAGCTCACGTTCCGCGTGACCGAGGTGAGGGATCGCAACGTGGTGCTGTCGCGCCGCTCGCTGCTCGAGGACGAGCAGAAGAAGCTGGCGGCCAAGACGCGCGAGTCTCTGGCCGAGGGCAAGGTGGTCAAGGGCAAGGTCACCGGCGTGCGTGACTTCGGCGCGTTCGTGGACCTGGGCGGAGTGGAGGGGATGATCCCCGTCTCCGAGATGTCCTACATGCGCGTGGCCCACCCGAGCGACGTGGTGAAGCAGGGCGACGAGGTGGAGGTGGAGATCCTCCGCATGGAGCCCGCGCAGCCGAACTCGCCGGACAAGGCGAAGCAGAAGGAGCGGATCACGCTCTCGATGCGCGCGCGCCAGGAGGATCCCTTCAAGACGGCGCTCGCGGAGATCAAGGAAGGCGACCGGCTGCAGGGCAAGGTGGTGCGGTTGCAGCCCTTCGGCGCGTTCGTGGAGCTGCGTCCGGGCGTGGACGGCCTGGTGCACATCTCCGCGCTGTCCGAGCGCCGCATCGCGCACCCGCGCGACGTGGTGCAGGTGGGCGAGAGCATCTGGGTGCAGGTGGAGAAGATCGACGCGAACGACAAGCGCATCGGTCTGCGCCGGATCACCGAGGAGGAGGCCCAGCGCCCCGCCGAGGAGCGTCCGGTGGCCGCCGCCGAGGAGAAGAAGCCGGCCGAGCCCGCGGCGCCTCGCCCGAAGGTGGGCCAGGTGGTGGTGGGCAAGGTGGATCGCATCGAGCCCTACGGCGTGTTCCTCGTGTTCCCGGGCGGCAAGGGGCTGATCCCCGCGTCCGAGACGGGCACGGAGCGCGGCACGGATCTGCGCAAGAAGTTCTCGCTGGGCCAGGAGCTGAAGGTGGCCCTGGTGGACATCGACGCGTCCGGGAAGATCCGGCTCTCCATCACCGCCGCCGAGCGGGCCGAGGAGCGCGCGGAGGTCGAGGCGTGGACGAAGAGCCAGCAGCCGGTCGGTGGTGGCAAGAAGGGACTGGGCACCCTGGCCGATCTGTTCAAGCAGAAGCTGGGTAAGTAG
- a CDS encoding 2OG-Fe(II) oxygenase, with translation MSEYVTHRNAMPGAGLESLRKALLSSRFVARSPLMGTFQSSRGFAFIFTETGRAKLEERFPFIRDYLELVMDPASWRGLLPWRERLFGPRKERRRPNAFYLNLLLVEPGRGVGRHIDATLQEPSGVPGATPEHVSVLYLNVPEGAKGGALVLSRDSEPLGEVHPKPGLVVHFRGDLTHEVQPFTGGGEGALRASLVCEQYAFEPEALARLPEFRIQSKAGFAAYLEEHRERGT, from the coding sequence GTGAGCGAGTACGTCACCCACCGCAATGCCATGCCGGGAGCGGGCCTGGAGTCCCTACGCAAGGCCCTGCTCTCGTCACGCTTCGTGGCGCGGAGCCCGTTGATGGGGACGTTCCAGAGCAGCCGGGGCTTCGCGTTCATCTTCACGGAGACGGGGCGGGCGAAGCTGGAGGAGCGCTTCCCTTTCATCCGGGACTACCTGGAGCTGGTGATGGACCCGGCGAGCTGGCGGGGACTGCTGCCCTGGCGGGAGCGGCTCTTCGGCCCGCGAAAGGAGCGGCGGAGGCCGAACGCCTTCTACCTGAACCTGCTGCTGGTGGAGCCCGGGCGGGGCGTGGGCCGGCACATCGACGCGACGCTACAGGAGCCGAGTGGAGTGCCGGGAGCGACACCCGAACACGTGAGCGTGCTCTACCTGAACGTGCCCGAGGGCGCGAAGGGAGGCGCGCTGGTGCTCTCGCGCGACAGTGAGCCGCTGGGCGAGGTGCATCCGAAGCCGGGGTTGGTGGTGCACTTCCGAGGCGACCTGACGCACGAGGTACAGCCCTTCACGGGAGGCGGAGAAGGCGCCTTGCGAGCGAGCCTCGTGTGCGAGCAGTACGCGTTCGAGCCCGAGGCGCTCGCGCGACTGCCCGAGTTCCGCATCCAGTCCAAGGCCGGTTTCGCGGCGTATCTTGAGGAGCACCGCGAGCGCGGCACGTAA